Proteins co-encoded in one Prosthecobacter debontii genomic window:
- a CDS encoding YraN family protein, with the protein MSERRDSGNALPDAWSIPGIIARITKHPWLRRQALSWFISLDAFFHPTLLGQPMNRAEIGLLGEILGARWLHCQNRKILYRNYRGSRRGEVDIVARHGETLTFIEVKTRTSRGFGRPADAVNPDKQRLIQRGALDWLRLLGKPKIPHRFDILEVLLVPGEPPHLHIIENAFTLPDSALSGR; encoded by the coding sequence ATGAGTGAAAGACGTGATTCCGGCAATGCTCTTCCTGATGCCTGGTCCATTCCAGGCATCATCGCCCGCATCACGAAACATCCCTGGCTGCGCCGCCAAGCTCTCTCGTGGTTCATTTCTCTCGACGCATTTTTTCATCCGACACTCCTCGGCCAACCGATGAACCGTGCCGAAATCGGGCTTTTGGGGGAAATCCTGGGCGCACGCTGGTTACATTGTCAGAATCGCAAAATTCTCTATCGCAACTACAGGGGCTCTCGCCGGGGCGAGGTGGACATCGTCGCCAGACATGGTGAAACCCTCACATTCATTGAGGTTAAAACACGCACAAGCCGTGGATTTGGCCGCCCAGCTGATGCCGTCAATCCAGATAAACAAAGGTTGATCCAGCGTGGTGCTCTGGATTGGCTACGACTTCTAGGGAAACCGAAAATTCCTCACCGATTCGATATTTTAGAGGTGCTACTGGTTCCAGGAGAGCCCCCTCACCTGCACATCATCGAAAACGCTTTCACCCTGCCCGATTCTGCTCTGAGCGGACGATGA
- the surE gene encoding 5'/3'-nucleotidase SurE, whose protein sequence is MHFLLTNDDGYEAPGLAALATAISALPGVRVSIVAPEDEQSMCGHGVTTRRALHVRERGADRWSVTGMPADCVRIALYALNLKPDWVISGVNAGGNLGQDIVISGTLSAAREAAYHGIAAMAFSHYLIKGIEVDWSRTSEWVHEIIRTLSAERLHDGEFWNVNFPHHPPGPRVMPALVRCYPERQPLNVAYTALGEGSYHYTASYSERPRIPGSDVDVCFGGQIAVSRLKL, encoded by the coding sequence ATGCATTTTCTACTCACCAATGACGATGGTTACGAGGCTCCGGGGCTAGCCGCTTTAGCAACAGCGATTTCAGCTTTGCCTGGAGTGCGGGTGTCCATCGTCGCTCCAGAAGATGAGCAATCCATGTGCGGGCACGGCGTCACCACTCGTCGTGCCCTCCACGTGCGCGAGCGCGGAGCAGATCGCTGGTCGGTTACGGGCATGCCCGCCGATTGCGTCCGCATCGCCCTCTATGCCCTGAATTTAAAGCCCGACTGGGTGATCTCAGGAGTCAACGCCGGTGGTAACCTGGGGCAAGACATTGTCATCTCAGGCACGCTGTCAGCCGCCCGAGAAGCCGCCTACCACGGCATCGCGGCCATGGCATTCTCTCATTATCTGATCAAAGGCATCGAAGTGGACTGGTCACGCACGTCCGAGTGGGTGCATGAAATCATTCGCACCCTCTCCGCGGAGCGCCTGCATGATGGGGAGTTTTGGAATGTAAATTTTCCACATCATCCGCCAGGGCCTAGGGTCATGCCTGCGTTGGTGAGATGTTATCCCGAACGCCAGCCTCTGAATGTCGCCTACACGGCTTTGGGAGAAGGCAGCTATCATTACACAGCCTCCTATTCAGAACGCCCCCGCATCCCAGGCTCGGATGTGGATGTCTGCTTCGGTGGACAGATTGCCGTCTCCCGATTGAAGTTATGA